The window CGGCTCTGGAGGCGATTCCGGCGAGTGAGATCGAAACCCTCTCCGACGAGGATCTGCAGCTGAGCCTGTTCCTGTGTTACGGGCTCCAGTACTGCCTGTTCGGCGAAACGGCGCAACACTGGGAATGGGAGACCTCCCTGATCGGCTTGCGGAAGCGGCTCGAAGTCCGCTTCGCCCGTGAGCTCAGGGAAACGGCGGGACAGCTCCCGGTGGTGGACGTGGAGAAGCTTCCCGAGTTTCTGATGGACCTCGGGAAGCCGAGCCCTGGCCGCTCTCTTTCGCGCTACCTCAAGCAGGACGCGACGATGGAGCAGTTCCAGGAGTTCCTCATGCACCGCTCCGTCTACAGTCTCATGGAAGCGGACCACCACAGCCTCGTCATCCCGCGTGTCCGCGGCGGCGGCAAACCGGCACTGGTGGAGATCCAGGCCGACGAGTACGGGGGCGGGATCCCTGGCCGCCTGCATTCCCAATTGTTCGAGCTGACGCTGAACGAGCTCGGAATGCTCACCGAATTCGGCTCGTACTTCGAGGACGTCCCGGCTTGTTCGCTGACGACGGTGAACGTGATATCGTATTTCGGGACCTACGGTCGGCACCGAGGTGCGATGCTCGGAAATCTCGCGATGACGGAAATCGGCTCGCACTACGTGAATCGCAATTTCCGGAACGGGCTGCAACGACTGAACGGGTCGGACGATTCGTGGCTGTTCTTCCAGGAGCACATCGTGGCCGACGCCGTCCACGAGCAGCTCGCCGCCTACGACATGTGCGGCCGATTCGTACGGGACAATCCGCGCGAGGTGTCCGACATGGTCTTCGGTGCCGTCGTGACGGCCGAGTTGGGCGCGCGGGCCAACGAACACATGCTGTCGTCCTGGGAACGCGGTGAGTCCTCTCTCCGCGGCGCGGCCTCCGTGGCCGCCGGCTGATGGACGGGCAGGGAGCGCAGCGGCCCGCGCCGGCCACCGTCGTGGTGTGCCAGGACGGCCCGGTCATCATCCGCGGGGACTACGACCTGCGCAGCCAGACCGACGAACCGATCGATCCGCAGCGCAAGACCATCGCGCTCTGCCGGTGCGGACGTTCACTGCAGAAGCCGTTCTGCGACGGCAGCCATATCTGGGCGAAGGGCGTCGGCAATGGAGATCGAACGAACCGGACGTGACCAGTGATCCTGGTACGAGGGGGAGGAAATGACGTTGCCCGCTGAACTGCACGGCCCGGTGCCGGGCAGAACCCCGATGTTGAACGCCGTGACGAGGTATCGCGGCAGAACGACGAATCTCTGGTTGAAACTGGAACAGGAGAATCCGTTCGGGTCCATCAAGGACAGAGTGGCGTACTCGCTGCTTTCCTCGATCTTCGAGTCGGGTGTGCTCTGCGGAGGGATCATCGAGTCGACGTCCGGAAACCTGGGCGTCGCGCTGGCGAGGTATGCCCAGATCTGCGGCGTGGAATTCACGGCCGTCGTCGATCCGCGGACGTCGCGCAAGCTCGTGCGGCAGATGCGGAGCGCGGACGCGAAGATCGTGGAAGTGACCGAACCCGACGAGACGCGCGGCTACCTGCTTTCCCGGCTCGCCTACATCCGCGACCGGATGGCCGTCGAGGATCTGCTCGTGTGGCCGAACCAGTACGAGAATCCGGCCAACCCCCGCGCGCATTCCGAGGGGACCGCGCCGGAGATCTTCGCCACCGTTCCCCGTGGCGAACTCGATGTCTTCCTCGGAGTGTCGACCGGCGGGACCGTTCGCGGGTTCACGGACTACGTCGAGCGGAACAGGCTGTCCTGGCGGTGCGTCGCGGTGGACGAGGTGGGATCCGTCGCGCTCGGTGGTCCGCCGGCGACTCGCAGCCTGAACGGGATCGGCGCGAGCCGGAGCTCGTCCTTCGTGGACGGGCGGGCCTGCCTGAACGTGAAGGTGACCGCCGCCGAAGCGGTGGCCGCGTGCGACTGGGTCGCGAGCGAACTGGGCGTCCGGGTCGGCGGCAGCTCGGGAGCCGCCGTGGCCGGTGCCGTGCGGTGGATCCGCGAGGGGCTCGGCGCGGAGCACGTGGTCGTCGTCTGCCCGGACGGCGGCGACCGATACGAGGACACGATCTATTCGCCGGGCTGGCGCCGAGCGAAGGAACTCACCGCGCGGGCGGAGATGGAATTCCCCGAGGTGTGCTCGGCGCGGGTCGTGGACAATTCGCTGGTCTTGCTCTGAAGACGGGGGTACTTCGCATGGTTGGATTTCTTTCTCTCGATGACGTGGACACCGACGAACTGCACAAGATCGTCGGACGGTCGGCCACAGTGCTCGACCAGCCGGACCCCTTGGAGAAAAGGTTGTCCGGCAAGGTACTCGGTGTCTACTTCGCCAAGACTTCGACGCGGACGCGGACCGCGTTCTCGACGGCCGCATTGCGGCTCGGGGCTTCGATCGTCCAATACGGTCCCGGCGATCTTCAGCTCAACACCGGTGAATCCCTGCACGACACCGGACGGATGTTCGGCGCGATGCTCGACGGACTGGTGATGCGCACCGCGGGCCCGCTCGAGGACATGCGGGTGGTGGCCCGCAGCGGGGGATTGCCCGTCGTCAACGCGATGGCCGCCCAGGAACACCCGACTCAGGGTGTTTGTGACGCCGCGGCGATGCTCCGGCACTTCGGCCGGGTGGACGGCTTGTCGGTGTTGTACGTCGGCGAGGGGAACAACACCGCCGTGGCGCTGGGGAAGATCTTGAGCACCTATCGCGACGTCACGGTGGTTTTCGCCACCCCGAAGGGATATGGGCTCGACGCCGCGCTGCTCGATTCGTTGCGGGAGAAGGGCGCGGAGTCGGGTACACGTTTCGTCGAGACCCACGATCTCGATACGGTCGACATCACGGCCGACGTCGTCTACACGACTCGCTGGCAGACCACGGGAACGGCGAAGCCGAGCGCGGACTGGCGGGAGGACTTCCGTCCGTTCCATGTGGACGACGAGGTCATGGCCCGGTGGCCGGAGGCGGTTTTCATGCACGACCTGCCCGCGCACCGCGGCGACGAGGTCAAGGGATCGGTGCTCGACGGAGATCGTTCGATCGCCTGGGAGCAGGCGCGGATGAAGTACGGCAGCGCGGTCGCGATCCTGGAATGGATCTATCGGGACTCCGGGCAATCGGCTCGGTGAACGTTTTCGGCTGAACAACGCGGGGGGACCGCTTGACGCTTTTCACTTTGCTCGCTTTCACGGCCGCGGCGGCGGTCATCGTCATCGTTCCGGGGCCGGATCAAGCGCTGCTGCTCCAGACGAGTGCCGCCGCCGGGCGTCCGGCGGCGGTGCGCACCGCCGCCGGGGTCCTGCTCGGCATCGTCCTATGGGGTGTCGCTTCGGTGGTGGGGCTGTCGGCGCTGCTGGCCAACGGCAGTGTGGCCTTCCGGATCGTCACCGTGATCGGAGCGGCTTATCTGATGTGGCTCGGGATCATGGCCTTGCGGTCCGCGTTGTCGCCGCCGTCCCCCGCGCCGAAACGGGAAGATCGCGGGAACACGGGTTTCTTTCTGCGCGGGCTGCTCATGAACTGCCTTAACCCGAAGATCGGCCTGTTCTATCTCTCGATTCTTCCGCAGTTCCTCCCGGGCTCGGCGGCCTCGGCCCTCGGCGCCGAACTCGTGCTTTTCGCCATCTATGTCACGGTGAGCGCCCTGTGGCTGTTCGGGTTCGCGTTCGCGGCCGGAAGCCTCCATCCGTTCCTGAATCGGCCGCGGGTCAAGAGATCGTTGGATTCGGTGGTGGGCGTGATCTTGCTGGGACTCGGAGTCATCGCCTTGGTGGGAGTGTGACGGTGTGGTCATACGACAGGATGAGGTAGGACGTGCCCTCGACGCGGTCGAACAGGCACGGAGTGTGCTGAGAGTGTCCGGTGATCCGCTGATGGCCGCGGTCGACAGTGCCCTCACCTGCGCTGTCTCCCTGATCGAACTTCGGCGGCGCGGCACGGAATGCGACGTCGACACGCTCCACAGCGCCCTGGGCGCGGCTCGTGCGCTGGTCGGCGAAGTGACCTTCGCCGTTCGCGACAGCTATCCGGGGCCGAACTCGCGGGGATGAACTGCCACGCGTTCGAGCTTCGTCCAGCCGGTCCAGCCTCGCGTTCTCAACAGCTCGATCAGGCGGCGGGCCGGCGGAGCGGTGTCGAAGGCCAGTGTGTCCATCAGTTCGGCGAACGGTGGGGCGACCTCGGTATCGCCGACATGGGCCTCGTTCCGCTCGTCGGCCATCCGCGTGATGTACATGGCCAGCTCGTCGGCCAGTTCGACCAGTTCGGGATCGTCGCCCGGCCGGTCGAGAGCCTGCCCCAGGGTGAGATAGAAAGCGAGGAGCGGTGGGTCGGTGATCTGCTCCCGCTTGCGCGCCGCCCACTCCGGGACCCGCTCGGGTGAGTGTGCCGCCAGCAGGATCCAGCCGTCCCGTTCGACCTCGACGATCCGCTCGTCGACACCGTGCGCCCGCAGCCGATCGAGGATCTCGACCACCTCCGGGGGCAGTACGAGACCGTCCCCGGAGGCGAGCCGGGCGATCCGCTCGCGATGCAGCTGCCGCTGCCGGATCTCGGCTCGCAACCGCTCGTCGATGTCGGTGACCGCCGCGGCGAATTCCTCCTTCCCGGCCCGGAGCAGGTCCCGCACTCGCGACAGCGGGACCCCGGCTTCGGCGAGAGTCCTGATCCTGATCAGCTCGACCACGGCACCGGCGTCGTACCTCCGGTAGCCGGAGTGGTCGCGTCCGGGCTCCGGCAGCAGTCCCTTGGCGTGATAGTGCCGCACCGCGCGCACCGTCACCCCCGCGTACGACGCCAGCTCACCGATGGTCAACATCCGCCCAGTGTCCTCGACCGGTGTGCTGGTCAGCAGGTCGCCTTGCCGGCGTCGCGGATCAACCGGGCGATCTCCGGAGCGTGGGTGACGACGAGCCGGTGGTGGGCGTCGAGCCACGACGTCGAGAGGTGCGGCCGTTCGCGGGCGAGCCGTTCGGCTCCGGCCCGCCAGTTCTCGTTGCGCCACCGCGCTCGATCGTCGTCGCCGTTCCCGGCCATCGAGGTCGACATGATCAGGTGGATCGGGCAGTCGATCTCCCGGTACCGGTCGAGGATGCCGGAACGCACCGCTTCGATCTCGATGTTCAGGTCGAGGAAGTCCTGAGGGGCCAGCAGCACCTGACGCGCGGTGCCCGCGACCCGCTCGAACTCGTGTCGCAGTCCCTCCGCCATCGCACGGAACTCCGGCAGATCGGCCTCGGTGAGGAACGGTTCGGGCACCGGGTTCGCGCCGTCGACGAGGACGAGCCCGGATACGGCGTCCGGATGGTCGGCGGCGTAGTGCACGGCCAGGTCCGCGCCCAGCGAATGTCCCACGAGCAGGGGCGCGTGGTGATCCGACTCCGCCATGACGGCGCCGAAATCGCCGAGGAACGCTTCGAAGGTGTACCGGTCGGCGGCCGAGGTGAGGCCATGGCCCCTGAGGTCGAAGGCCACCACATCGTGGTCGCGGCGCAGGAGCTCGATCAGCTCGCACAGGTCGGCCTGTGTCGTGAGAAGCCCGGGACACAGGACCAGTGGCCGTCCCCGGCCGCCGCGGGAGACCTGGATCGCGACGCCGTCGTGGTGGACCGTGAAGTGGCTGTCCTGCGTGCTCATGGCAGCATGCTGACGGGTTGACCCTGCGTCAGGGTCAACCCGTCAGCGACGAAGGTGTCACCAGGTGATCGGGACGGTGACGGGGCCGCGGAGGGTGAGGAACATCGGCCGCCAGGCGAGTTCGTCGAACGGCACGGCGAGCCGCAGCCGTGGTGCGGCGGCGAGCAACGCGGTGATACCCACCTGAAGCTCCGCGCGGGCCAGTGCGGCTCCGAGACAATGGTGTGGCCCGTGCCCGAAAGTGAGGTGACCGGGCTTCCGGGAAAGATCGACCAGGTCCGGTTCCGGAAAGCGCCTGCGATCGTGGTTGCCCGCGCGCAAGGGCGCGAGGACGAATTCGCCCGCACGGATCGGAACTCCGCCGATTTCGGCGTCCTCGGCGGCGACTCGCCCTTGGTCCGTGGCCGAACCCTGGTCCTGTCGCAGGAGTTCCTCGACCAAGACGGGGATCCCGGCGGGATCGCGGGGGAGTGCCGGTTCGACGGCCAGCCGCAGTACGGCTTGCGCCAGCGTGTTCGCCGGCGGGACGTATCCGGCGATCATGATCGCGAAGGCGAGCTGCGTGATCTCCTCCGGGCGCAACGAGTCGCCGGAGTCGTCGCGGGCTTCGATCAGGCCGGTCAGCAGATCGTCGCCGGGTGCGTTCCGCTTGGCCTCCACCAGTTGCGCGAAGTAGTCGCCCAGTTTTTGGGCCGCTTCGGCCATTTCCTCGTAGTTCGGCGCGGTGAACACCGCGACGATGCTGTCGGTCCAACCCCGCAGCTCGTCGCGAGCCGCCTGCGGGACACCGAGAAGTTCGTTGAGTGCGGCGAGCGCGAAGGGGATCGCGTACTCGTTCACCACGTCGGCGGGAGGGCCTTGCGAGATCAGTTTCGCGGCCGACTCCGCCGCGATGGCTTCCAGTCTCGGGCGCAACAGCTCGATCCGGCGCGGGGTGAGTGCCTTGGCGGCGATCCGCCGCAGCCGCGCGTGCTCGGGGCCCGACATGGTGAAGAGCAATCCTCCGCCGTCGGCCGAGCCGGTCCCGGGTACCCAGGGGCGGAATCGTGAATCGCCGAGCAATCCCCGGATGTCGGCATAGCGGGTGACGAGCCAGGCGTCCTCACCGGAGGCCAGGCGTACCCGGCCGACGGGCTCCTCGTCCTGACGGCGGATGAACTCCACGGGACACCGCAAGGGTTCCGTGTCCGTGAACGGGTATTCGGCTGCCCCAGT of the Amycolatopsis lurida genome contains:
- a CDS encoding iron-containing redox enzyme family protein gives rise to the protein MSEILIRAFQHPPEAEDESALEAIPASEIETLSDEDLQLSLFLCYGLQYCLFGETAQHWEWETSLIGLRKRLEVRFARELRETAGQLPVVDVEKLPEFLMDLGKPSPGRSLSRYLKQDATMEQFQEFLMHRSVYSLMEADHHSLVIPRVRGGGKPALVEIQADEYGGGIPGRLHSQLFELTLNELGMLTEFGSYFEDVPACSLTTVNVISYFGTYGRHRGAMLGNLAMTEIGSHYVNRNFRNGLQRLNGSDDSWLFFQEHIVADAVHEQLAAYDMCGRFVRDNPREVSDMVFGAVVTAELGARANEHMLSSWERGESSLRGAASVAAG
- a CDS encoding CDGSH iron-sulfur domain-containing protein → MDGQGAQRPAPATVVVCQDGPVIIRGDYDLRSQTDEPIDPQRKTIALCRCGRSLQKPFCDGSHIWAKGVGNGDRTNRT
- a CDS encoding pyridoxal-phosphate dependent enzyme gives rise to the protein MTLPAELHGPVPGRTPMLNAVTRYRGRTTNLWLKLEQENPFGSIKDRVAYSLLSSIFESGVLCGGIIESTSGNLGVALARYAQICGVEFTAVVDPRTSRKLVRQMRSADAKIVEVTEPDETRGYLLSRLAYIRDRMAVEDLLVWPNQYENPANPRAHSEGTAPEIFATVPRGELDVFLGVSTGGTVRGFTDYVERNRLSWRCVAVDEVGSVALGGPPATRSLNGIGASRSSSFVDGRACLNVKVTAAEAVAACDWVASELGVRVGGSSGAAVAGAVRWIREGLGAEHVVVVCPDGGDRYEDTIYSPGWRRAKELTARAEMEFPEVCSARVVDNSLVLL
- a CDS encoding ornithine carbamoyltransferase, which produces MVGFLSLDDVDTDELHKIVGRSATVLDQPDPLEKRLSGKVLGVYFAKTSTRTRTAFSTAALRLGASIVQYGPGDLQLNTGESLHDTGRMFGAMLDGLVMRTAGPLEDMRVVARSGGLPVVNAMAAQEHPTQGVCDAAAMLRHFGRVDGLSVLYVGEGNNTAVALGKILSTYRDVTVVFATPKGYGLDAALLDSLREKGAESGTRFVETHDLDTVDITADVVYTTRWQTTGTAKPSADWREDFRPFHVDDEVMARWPEAVFMHDLPAHRGDEVKGSVLDGDRSIAWEQARMKYGSAVAILEWIYRDSGQSAR
- a CDS encoding LysE family translocator is translated as MTLFTLLAFTAAAAVIVIVPGPDQALLLQTSAAAGRPAAVRTAAGVLLGIVLWGVASVVGLSALLANGSVAFRIVTVIGAAYLMWLGIMALRSALSPPSPAPKREDRGNTGFFLRGLLMNCLNPKIGLFYLSILPQFLPGSAASALGAELVLFAIYVTVSALWLFGFAFAAGSLHPFLNRPRVKRSLDSVVGVILLGLGVIALVGV
- a CDS encoding MerR family transcriptional regulator, which translates into the protein MLTIGELASYAGVTVRAVRHYHAKGLLPEPGRDHSGYRRYDAGAVVELIRIRTLAEAGVPLSRVRDLLRAGKEEFAAAVTDIDERLRAEIRQRQLHRERIARLASGDGLVLPPEVVEILDRLRAHGVDERIVEVERDGWILLAAHSPERVPEWAARKREQITDPPLLAFYLTLGQALDRPGDDPELVELADELAMYITRMADERNEAHVGDTEVAPPFAELMDTLAFDTAPPARRLIELLRTRGWTGWTKLERVAVHPREFGPG
- a CDS encoding alpha/beta fold hydrolase produces the protein MSTQDSHFTVHHDGVAIQVSRGGRGRPLVLCPGLLTTQADLCELIELLRRDHDVVAFDLRGHGLTSAADRYTFEAFLGDFGAVMAESDHHAPLLVGHSLGADLAVHYAADHPDAVSGLVLVDGANPVPEPFLTEADLPEFRAMAEGLRHEFERVAGTARQVLLAPQDFLDLNIEIEAVRSGILDRYREIDCPIHLIMSTSMAGNGDDDRARWRNENWRAGAERLARERPHLSTSWLDAHHRLVVTHAPEIARLIRDAGKATC
- a CDS encoding cytochrome P450, with protein sequence MTGAAEYPFTDTEPLRCPVEFIRRQDEEPVGRVRLASGEDAWLVTRYADIRGLLGDSRFRPWVPGTGSADGGGLLFTMSGPEHARLRRIAAKALTPRRIELLRPRLEAIAAESAAKLISQGPPADVVNEYAIPFALAALNELLGVPQAARDELRGWTDSIVAVFTAPNYEEMAEAAQKLGDYFAQLVEAKRNAPGDDLLTGLIEARDDSGDSLRPEEITQLAFAIMIAGYVPPANTLAQAVLRLAVEPALPRDPAGIPVLVEELLRQDQGSATDQGRVAAEDAEIGGVPIRAGEFVLAPLRAGNHDRRRFPEPDLVDLSRKPGHLTFGHGPHHCLGAALARAELQVGITALLAAAPRLRLAVPFDELAWRPMFLTLRGPVTVPITW